One window of the Microtus ochrogaster isolate Prairie Vole_2 chromosome 10, MicOch1.0, whole genome shotgun sequence genome contains the following:
- the Ddx3x gene encoding ATP-dependent RNA helicase DDX3X, which yields MSHVAVENALGLDQQFAGLDLNSSDNQTGGSTASKGRYIPPHLRNREATKGFYDKDSSGWSSSKDKDAYSSFGSRGDSRGKSSFFSDRGSGSRGRFDDRGRGDYDSIGSRGDRSGFGKFERGGNSRWCDKSDEDDWSKPLPPSERLEQELFSGGNTGINFEKYDDIPVEATGNNCPPHIESFSDVEMGEIIMGNIELTRYTRPTPVQKHAIPIIKEKRDLMACAQTGSGKTAAFLLPILSQIYADGPGEALRAMKENGRYGRRKQYPISLVLAPTRELAVQIYEEARKFSYRSRVRPCVVYGGAEIGQQIRDLERGCHLLVATPGRLVDMMERGKIGLDFCKYLVLDEADRMLDMGFEPQIRRIVEQDTMPPKGVRHTMMFSATFPKEIQMLARDFLDEYIFLAVGRVGSTSENITQKVVWVEEMDKRSFLLDLLNATGKDSLTLVFVETKKGADSLEDFLYHEGYACTSIHGDRSQRDREEALHQFRSGKSPILVATAVAARGLDISNVKHVINFDLPSDIEEYVHRIGRTGRVGNLGLATSFFNERNINITKDLLDLLVEAKQEVPSWLENMAFEHHYKGSSRGRSKSSRFSGGFGARDYRQSSGASSSSFSSSRSSSSRSGGGGHGSSRGFGGGGYGGFYNSDGYGGNYNSQGVDWWGN from the exons ATGAGTCATGTGGCAGTGGAAAATGCGCTCGGGCTGGACCAGCAG TTTGCTGGCCTAGACCTGAACTCCTCAGATAATCAGACTGGAGGAAGTACAGCAAGCA AAGGACGCTATATACCTCCTCATTTAAGGAACAGAGAAGCTACTAAAG gattctATGACAAAGACAGTTCAGGGTGGAGTTCTAGTAAAGATAAGGATGCTTACAGTAGTTTTGGATCCCGGGGTGATTCAAGAGGGAAGTCCAGTTTCTTCAGTGATCGTGGAAGTGGATCAAGGGGAAG GTTTGATGATCGTGGACGGGGAGACTATGATAGCATTGGCAGTCGTGGAGACAGAAGTGGCTTTGGCAAATTTGAAAGAGGTGGAAACAGTCGCTGGTGTGACAAATCAGATGAAGATGACTGGTCAAAACCACTCCCGCCCAGTGAACGCTTGGAACA GGAACTCTTTTCTGGAGGCAATACTGGGATTAACTTTGAGAAATACGATGACATTCCAGTCGAAGCAACAGGCAACAACTGTCCTCCACATATTGAAAGT TTCAGTGATGTTGAGATGGGAGAAATTATTATGGGAAACATTGAGCTTACTCGTTATACTCGTCCAACTCCAGTGCAGAAGCATGCTATTCCTATTATCAAGGAGAAGAGAGACTTGATGGCTTGTGCCCAAACGG GCTCTGGAAAAACTGCAGCATTTCTTTTGCCCATCTTGAGTCAGATTTATGCTGATGGTCCAGGAGAGGCTCTGAGGGCCATGAAG GAAAATGGACGATATGGGCGTCGCAAACAGTACCCAATCTCCTTGGTACTGGCACCAACGAGAGAATTGGCAGTGCAGATCTATGAGGAAGCCAGAAAA TTCTCATACCGCTCTAGAGTTCGTCCTTGTGTGGTGTATGGTGGTGCTGAAATTGGTCAACAGATTCGAGACTTAGAACGTGGATGCCACTTGTTAGTAGCTACTCCAGGACGTCTAGTGGACATGATGGAGAGGGGAAAGATTGGATTAGACTTCTGCAA ATACTTGGTGTTAGATGAAGCTGACCGGATGTTAGATATGGGGTTTGAACCTCAGATACGTAGAATAGTTGAACAAGATACTATGCCTCCAAAAGGTGTCCGCCACACTATGATGTTTAGTGCTACTTTTCCTAAGGAGATACAG atgctGGCCCGTGATTTCTTGGATGAATACATTTTTCTGGCTGTAGGAAGAGTTGGGTCTACTTCAGAGAACATCACACAAAAAGTGGTTTGGGTGGAGGAAATGGATAAACGGTCATTTCTGCTTGACCTCCTAAATGCAACAG gCAAGGATTCCCTGACCCTAGTATTTGTGGAGACCAAAAAGGGTGCAGATTCTTTGGAGGATTTCTTATATCATGAAGGATATGCCTGTACCAGTATCCATGGAGACCGTTCtcagagagatagagaagagGCTCTTCACCAGTTCCGCTCAGGAAAAAGCCCAATTCTAGTGGCTACAGCA gtagCAGCAAGAGGACTGGATATTTCAAATGTGAAACATGTTATTAATTTTGACCTGCCTAGTGATATTGAAGAATATGTACATCGCATAGGCCGTACAGGGCGTGTAGGAAACCTTG GTCTTGCCACTTCATTCTTTAATGAAAGGAACATAAACATTACTAAGGATTTATTGGATCTTCTTGTCGAGGCAAAACAAGAAGTGCCATCTTGGTTAGAAAACATGGCTTTCGAACACCACTACAAGGGTAGCAGTCGTGGACGCTCTAAGAg CAGTCGATTTAGTGGAGGCTTTGGTGCCAGAGACTATCGACAGAGTAGCGGTGCCAGCAGTTCCAGCTTCAGCAGCAGCCGCTCAAGCAGCAGTCGCAGTGGTGGAGGTGGACATGGCAGTAGCAGAGGATTTGGTGGAg GTGGCTATGGAGGCTTTTACAACAGTGATGGATATGGAGGAAATTATAACTCCCAGGGGGTTGACTGGTGGGGTAACTGA